The Colias croceus chromosome 11, ilColCroc2.1 genome has a segment encoding these proteins:
- the LOC123695291 gene encoding piggyBac transposable element-derived protein 4-like, with amino-acid sequence MSRRLQDKEIAEYLLEDLPSGSESICSDEDDEADTEDQPNPLVLGDLIGEVQVYDDNNLDPDDDLPLSSLLCRNLDSTESNTVNSNKAPKWKKSFKMDIPGVFSENVGLTDQILSMESVTPVLLFRLFWTEHLQEFICFQTNLYATQSGKPYTPTTTEELAVFIALNLAMGIKKLPSYRDYWSSAPDLHDSYISKFMSFNRFSWLLNYLHVNDNSVMPNRNCPDFDKLYKIRPLLDILQTNFGKYYKPSERVAIDESMIKFKGRNYLKQYNMPKKPTKRGYKVWMKCAQSGFCLDFDLYTGKH; translated from the coding sequence ATGTCGCGCCGGCTGCAAGATAAAGAAATAGCAGAATACTTGTTGGAAGACCTTCCTTCAGGTAGCGAGAGCATTTGTAGCGATGAGGACGACGAGGCAGATACAGAAGATCAGCCAAATCCGTTGGTATTAGGCGATTTGATTGGAGAAGTTCAAGTTTacgatgataataatttagatcCCGATGATGACCTCCCTTTGTCTAGCTTATTATGTCGGAATCTAGATTCTACAGAGTCTAACACCGTAAATTCAAACAAAGCTCCAAAATGGAAGAAGAGTTTTAAAATGGACATACCAGGTGTTTTTTCTGAAAATGTGGGACTCACCGATCAAATTCTAAGCATGGAGAGTGTTACACCGGTTTTGCTATTTCGCCTTTTTTGGACCGAGCATCTACAAGAATTTATATGTTTTCAAACTAACCTTTACGCTACTCAATCCGGAAAGCCTTATACACCCACCACAACGGAAGAACTTGCTGTTTTCATTGCTTTGAACTTGGCGATGGGTATTAAAAAATTGCCGAGCTACAGAGATTACTGGTCTTCAGCACCTGACTTGCATGACAGCTATATTTCGAAGTTCATGAGCTTCAATAGATTTTCTTGGCTTTTGAATTACTTGCACGTAAATGACAATAGTGTAATGCCCAACAGAAATTGCCCAGACTTTGacaaactttataaaataagaccTTTGCTAGACATTCTGCAAACTAATTTTGGAAAGTACTACAAGCCATCAGAAAGAGTTGCGATTGATGAAAGcatgataaaatttaaaggcAGGAACTATttgaagcaatataatatgcCAAAAAAGCCGACTAAACGCGGGTACAAGGTTTGGATGAAGTGTGCACAGTCAGGTTTTTGTCTggattttgatttatatacAGGCAAGCACTAA